The Thioalkalivibrio thiocyanodenitrificans ARhD 1 nucleotide sequence CTCCCCTGGCGTGAGCAACGGCGCAAAGAGCAGCAGAAGGAATTCGGCATCATCGCGGGATTGTGCGCGGCTGTCGCGGTCGTGGCGGTGTTCTTCGCCCACGTGTACGTCAACGGGCTGATCGAACACCAGGAGGCCCGGAATTCCTATCTGCAGAACGAGATCCGCATTCTGGACCGCCAGATCGCCGAGATCCGGGACCTGGAGGCCACCCGTCAGGCGTTGATCGACCGGATGAACGTCATCCAGGAGCTTCAGGCCAGCCGGCCGGTGGTGGTGCGCCTGTTCGACGAGATGGTCACCACCCTGCCGGACGGGACCTATCTCACCCTCATCGAGCAGCGGGACGCCAACCTGACAATCCGCGGCCGGGCGGAGTCCAACGCCCGCATCTCGGCGATGATGCGCAATCTGGAGGCCTCCCCCTGGTTCGGCGAACCGACGCTGAACGTGATCGAGACCCGCGAGGCGAACGGTGTCCGTACCAGGGACTTCTCACTGCGGGTCGGACAGACCACGCCGGGGTCCGATGACGATGAAGAGGATACAGGTGCATGAACCTGCAGGATCTCAACAACGTTGACCTCAAGAACCTCGGCACCGCGCCCGGGCCGATCAAGGCCATCGCCGTCCTGATCGTGGTCATTGCCATCCTGGGGGCCGGCTACTGGTTCATCATCAAGGATCAGCTTGTACAACTGGACCGGGTACAGGCCGAGGAGACCCAGTTGCGGCAGACCTTTGAGATCCGCCAGCGGCGCGCGGCCAACCTGGACGCTTACCGCGCCCAGCTGGAAGAGATGCAGCGCACCTTCGGCGCCATGCTGCGTCAGCTGCCAAGCCGGACCGAGGTGCCGAGTCTGCTGGTAGACATCTCCCAGACCGCCCTGGCCAGCGGACTGGAAATCGAGCTGTTCCGGCCCCAGGCCGAACAGCAGCGCGGCTTCTACGCCGAGATGCCCATCGAGATGCGCATGCGCGGAAACTACGAGCAGATGGCCGAGTTCACCAGCGGCGTGGCGAGTCTGCCCCGCATCGTGACCATGCACAACCTGGTGATCCGCCCCCAGGAAGAGGGCCGTCTGATCATGGAGGCCACCGCCAGGACCTACCGCTACCTGGATGAGAACGATGGCTGATCCTCGCACCAACCCCCTGGTCCGCTGGGGGCGCCTGATCACCGTACTCGCCACGGCGCCCCTGCTCGCCGCCGCTCTGTCCGGCTGCAGCACCGGCATGAGCGACCTCGAACAGTACGTGGAACAGACCAAGGCTCGGCCGGGCGGGCGCGTCGAGCCCATCCCGGAAGTGGAGCCGCACGAGGTATTCATCTATCCGGGCCATGAGCGGGATCCCTTCGACTCGTCCATCCTTGCACCGAGGCTGCCGGACCGGGAGATTGCCACGAGCACCGTGACCATCGATCCGGACCGTCCCCAGGAGTACCTTGAAAGCTACCCCCTGGACACGTTGCGCATGGTGGGCACCCTGGAACAGGGCGGCACCCAGTGGGCGCTCATCCGTACCCCCGACCGGACCATCCAGCGGGTGACCACCGGGAACTACATGGGCCAAAACCACGGGCGGATCACCGAGATCCGCGAAACCGGCGTCGAACTGACTGAGATCATCCCCGACGGATTCGGCGGTTACATGGAGCAAGACACCTCCATTGCGCTTAGCGAATAAGCAACGAGGAACTGACGTTATGAGACTGGCGACCCTCACCTGCCTCCCCCACCGGCTGCGGCACTCCACCCGGGCATCGGACAGGGGATTATTGCGCGGCCTGACGGCGCTGCTGTTCGGCTGCATCCTTGCCCTCTGGCAGGCAAACGCCCTGGCCTCCGGTAATGCGCTCGAGCGCATCTCGTTCACCAGTCTGCCGGGGGACCGACTGCAGATCTCCATGAGCTTCACCAATCCCCCGGACGAACCCGCCAGCTTCACCATCGACAATCCGGCGCGCATCGCGCTGGACTTCCCCGACACGCGAATCGCTCTCTCCCAACGCAGCCAGGACATCGGCGTGGGCCTTGCCCGGTCCATATCCACGGCGGAGGCGCGGGACCGCACCCGCGTGGTGGTCAACCTGGTGCGCATGGTCCGCTACGACACGCAGGTGCGTGGCAACGATCTCATCCTTACCCTCTCGCCCACGGGCGACGGCGGCGCACCGGCGGCCGCACCCGGAACCGTCCCCACCGCCGCAGCGCCCGGGCGGCCCGGGCGATCCGTATCCCGGGAACTGACCAACGTGGATTTCCGCCGCGGCCCGGAAGGCGAGGGGCGCGTCGTGATCCACCTGTCCGATCCCAGGACGACCGTGGACGTGCGCGAGCAGGCCGGCCGCATCGAGCTTTCCTTCGCGCGCGCCACCCTGCCCGAGGCACTGGAACGCCGCCTGGACGTGGTGGACTTCGCCACGCCGGTGCAGACCATCGACGCCATCTCCGAGACTGACCGGGTGCGG carries:
- a CDS encoding PilN domain-containing protein produces the protein MSQINLLPWREQRRKEQQKEFGIIAGLCAAVAVVAVFFAHVYVNGLIEHQEARNSYLQNEIRILDRQIAEIRDLEATRQALIDRMNVIQELQASRPVVVRLFDEMVTTLPDGTYLTLIEQRDANLTIRGRAESNARISAMMRNLEASPWFGEPTLNVIETREANGVRTRDFSLRVGQTTPGSDDDEEDTGA
- a CDS encoding type IV pilus inner membrane component PilO; translation: MNLQDLNNVDLKNLGTAPGPIKAIAVLIVVIAILGAGYWFIIKDQLVQLDRVQAEETQLRQTFEIRQRRAANLDAYRAQLEEMQRTFGAMLRQLPSRTEVPSLLVDISQTALASGLEIELFRPQAEQQRGFYAEMPIEMRMRGNYEQMAEFTSGVASLPRIVTMHNLVIRPQEEGRLIMEATARTYRYLDENDG
- a CDS encoding pilus assembly protein PilP — protein: MADPRTNPLVRWGRLITVLATAPLLAAALSGCSTGMSDLEQYVEQTKARPGGRVEPIPEVEPHEVFIYPGHERDPFDSSILAPRLPDREIATSTVTIDPDRPQEYLESYPLDTLRMVGTLEQGGTQWALIRTPDRTIQRVTTGNYMGQNHGRITEIRETGVELTEIIPDGFGGYMEQDTSIALSE